A window of the Apium graveolens cultivar Ventura unplaced genomic scaffold, ASM990537v1 ctg74, whole genome shotgun sequence genome harbors these coding sequences:
- the LOC141704084 gene encoding uncharacterized protein LOC141704084: MSGLHHRDTLAVLIRNGTWTLPTANSRHHHLDPLLLSWLANFDFPTLHAEPDLLLWNGIDARKTKTWQIWDAIRFRAEKVSWFQGIWHRLRVNRYAHLQWIACHGRLHTLSRLHRFGLADSQQCFLCICGRETESHIFLHCTYSNWILRHLLLPFGIDILGGSWNSFISFIIQLRDTSKSILVLCIVQIFCYHIWRERNARAHGMGLFGPRKLMEGIKKDFVARLDGSDWFSNVLVTRPDFIHYSRL, encoded by the coding sequence ATGAGTGGTCTGCATCATAGAGACACTCTCGCTGTTCTTATTCGCAATGGGACTTGGACTCTCCCAACAGCAAACTCACGGCACCATCACCTTGATCCTTTGCTTCTATCCTGGCTGGCAAATTTTGATTTCCCAACTCTACATGCAGAACCTGATTTGCTGTTATGGAACGGTATTGATGCTAGGAAAACTAAAACTTGGCAGATATGGGATGCTATTCGCTTTAGAGCAGAGAAGGTTAGTTGGTTTCAGGGCATTTGGCATAGACTTCGAGTTAACAGGTATGCGCATCTTCAGTGGATTGCTTGCCATGGAAGACTCCATACCTTATCTAGACTTCACCGATTTGGTTTAGCAGATTCTCAGCAATGTTTCCTGTGTATTTGTGGTCGAGAAACTGAATCTCACATCTTCCTGCACTGCACTTACAGTAATTGGATACTTCGACATCTCTTGCTTCCTTTTGGTATAGACATTCTTGGGGGCTCCTGGAACAGCTTTATCAGCTTCATTATTCAGCTTAGGGATACTTCTAAGAGCATCTTGGTCCTTTGTATTGTTCAAATATTCTGTTACCACATTTGGCGTGAACGTAATGCAAGAGCTCATGGAATGGGGTTATTTGGTCCTAGGAAGCTGATGGAAGGCATCAAGAAGGATTTTGTTGCAAGGCTTGATGGCTCGGACTGGTTCTCTAATGTCTTAGTTACCAGACCTGATTTCATTCACTACTCTAGATTATAG